From the genome of Podospora bellae-mahoneyi strain CBS 112042 chromosome 2, whole genome shotgun sequence:
GGCCTCAAGAGCGCCGTAGATGAGagaagccttcttctcagcaacagcctgTTGGCCGTCGACCTTGTCGGGGTAGGTGTTGAGGAGCTTCTTGAGAACCTGACCGGCAATGTAGACGCTGTCCTCCGTCAGTACACTCTCGGGATGGCTGGGTAACAGGCATACTCACTCAAAGATGCTCAGAGTGTTGTACAAGCTGTTGTTTTTGGCAACAATCTCGTACTgcaagatgatggggggaaTTGGCAAGCCGAGCTTCCTGAGAAGGGGAGCGCTGGGCTGGACCAcgtgaggggggaggaagctcttcttgaggatggcaacAGTGACACCAGTAGAGCCGAGGTTTTTTTGGGCACCAAAGAAGATGAGAGAGTAGTTGTTGACTGGGATGCGGCGGGACAGAATGTTGGAGGACATGTCGGCCACCACGATAGGACCGTTTCCGTTGGCATCAGGGGTGAGGACCGAAGGGAAGACCGGGAACTCGACGCCGTCGACTGTCTCGTTGTCGCAGAAGTAGACATAGGCGGCGTCCTTGCTGAGCTTCCATGTCGACTCATCGGGAATCTTGCCAAACTTGCCATCGTTGATGGTGCGGGCGTCAGCAACGAGGTTGACATACTCGGGGCCCAAGAGtctttgagcttcttggtaAGCCTTGAGGGACCAGCCACCGGTGACGATGTAATCGACCTTGAGCTCTGTCTCGACCTTCTTGCGGAGAGCAGCCAGGATagcctcttcatcatcaccgagctCCTTCTCGAGAGCGGCGTGTTGTCTGCTCACCCAGGCGCCAACAAGGTTGTAGACTGAGGCGGCGAACTCTCCGGTACCACCGGCTTGCATGAAGATGACCTCATAGTTCTCGGGAGAGAACTCGAGGTAGTTAGCCAGGtcggccttggcctcgttgatgatgttggtggcCAGCTCAGAGCGATGACTGTGCTCGGCGATGCCGAGACCAGTGCCATTGTAGTCGAGGAGGGCCTTGGAGGCAGCTTCCAGGACGTCGGTGGGAAGGGCGGCAGGGCCGGCGCCAAAGTATGTGATATCGGCGCGAGAAGGCATTTTGTTGTGTGTCTTGTAGCACCAGAGATTTATTACAATGACTCTTTCCAAGAGTTCTCTCGTCTTCAGTGGATGGCGGGGCATCTTTCTTTTATGAATGTGGACCCCGCATCGCCCACCTCGTTCACCCACTCCCCTGTCCTGTCTGGAccccaagccagccagcaaTGCAACATGACAGTAGGCGATCCGAAACCGGGGCTTTCTTGTCAATGGAAAGCTGCCAGAAATGACGCGACTCGTGCCTTTTCCCCAGACTTTTACGCAAGTGTTTTACAGGGGGTTAATGTCAGTCGCAGTGGCTTCCCGTGGGGCGTGGGGTTGTTCACAGGGCACCAGGGGAATCATTGCCTGCCGGAAGAGAACCTTTCCAGAGGGGGTTGAGTGGAAGTGGGGGTCTTGCAGCGCCGAGACCcgtttgatggtggggttgcTCTCTGTTCATGTTTCTCCAGACATATATCCGCATGAATAGGATGAAAGATGAGCTCAAACCTTGGTGAGTTGGCTGTTATATGTGAGGTAGAGGTGTAAAGAGCGGAAGACACTTGGCGGTAAACAGCCGGAGTTTGATCTGACATCCGAGGGTTTGCTCACCTTGGTCGACGGCATAAACAAAGCATATGCGGTAGAGGTGTGTCGTTGACCGAAAGAGTGTCATTGGAGGAAGATCCATTGTCAAAGAATTGGTAAGGGACATACTTAATCCGCAACGTACAAGCTACACTCCTCCAAAGGCATTGGATCTCCAAGTCACCGTTGATATGTCACCCCTGTCGATGACACCCGCTTGAGCCTCATCGTTCTCTCGGGCCCAGACATCTGCCGTGATCCACCAGCCGAAGCTTAGGCACCGTTGACTGGCAGGGATGCTAgctatcaccaccaccaccaccaccaccaccaccaccaacctgcTGGGTGGTGCTTGGTCAGGGGTATAAGTGTTCGGGTCCCTCTCCCGACCTTGGATGAGAAATATTCCCCCAAGTCGTTGGCCTTTAACTTGTCTCGTCCAGTTACCTATCACACCGTCACCAGTCTACAATACCCATGAGAGTGGAGCGCTAGACTTATCCGCCAACACTCCCTCCCGCCTTGTTCCTGTCGCTTATTCCACTCCAGCCACTGATCGCCTACCATGGCCGACACTCGAAAGCCAGCCGAAGCAGGCCCGGCAAGACACTCTCACGGCGCACCATCAGCTTCGTTCCGTGCGTGTGCCCACCTTGTTTTGGAATTAGCTCTACCCCTCTGTCGCTTGTCTTTCTGCCCCGTTATCCCGTTCCCGAACACGAGCTTCGTCCTGACCCCCACTCATCGCTCATCTCACGGTTTGAATTTCATCGTCTAATGGATCACACAGCAACCCACAACTCGCCACGGACGTGGTTTCTCACATCCTCGCTATCACCGCTATGTATACGGTTGATCCGGTTATTACTAGCACACGGTGACTACGTGGTGGCCTGTCTACCACCGGCAGAAATCGAAAACGACGACAGAAGTGCCGAGTTCCGTGAGCTCATCAACGAATGCAAGAGCAACCGCAAAGACCGCGAAGGATGGAAAGATCGAATCAGGGGTATCCGGTGCGACGGCCGGGTAATGGGGCAGAGTGGTGCTGCCATAGCGGAAGCCGTCCAAGTCTTTGGCCGAATTGATATCTTGCTATGTTGCAAGTTTGAAGGTATCTCACATTCCCCATCTCACCTCTCCCATGCCCTCGCTCACATTTCCCAAAGCTGTCATCGGCACGGTAGAAgaactctccaccaccccccggaCCCGCAACCTTGTCCGCGACCAGTTTGaaaccatcttcttctcccaagTCAACTTTATCAAAGCCGCCCTCCCCCAGTTCCGCGCTCAGCACACAGGTCACATCATCATTCTCACTAGCATCGGCGGGCATATCGGTACCCCGGGCATGTCGATCtacaccgccgccacctgGGCCCTCGAAGGCTACTGCGACTCCTTGGCCTACGAAATCGCCCCCTTCAACATCAAGGTCACTGTTGTTCAACCCAACAAGGAGATccaatccctcaccaacaagatCGTCTTCGCGCCTCAGCTACCGTACTATGACTCTGATGTGAACCCAGCACCGTCGGTGAGGGAGATTTACGGGAATATGCTGAACGCCAACCCAGAGACGGCGATTGATCACCTCGTGGGAGCGGAGGAGAGGCCGGATGATATACAATATCGGTATCCTAAActgccggcggcggcgtatGACAAGCTGGTAATGGAGACGGTGCATGCCTTGACGGCCATTGGGGGGCATGAGAACCCGCCGGCGAGGCATATTGTTGGGTTTGACGGGGCGATTGCTGTGAAGGAGAAGTTAAAGACGGTgacggaggagttggaggatttTGTGGAGGCGAGCGTGGCGGTGGATATTTTTGATAgtgagctgaagaaggaggcgaggcaggggggggaaaatagggaggggggagggggtgggcagGGGAGGTATATGAGCGAGGATGTGCAGA
Proteins encoded in this window:
- a CDS encoding hypothetical protein (COG:Q; EggNog:ENOG503NTX2); translation: MADTRKPAEAGPARHSHGAPSASFPTHNSPRTWFLTSSLSPLCIRLIRLLLAHGDYVVACLPPAEIENDDRSAEFRELINECKSNRKDREGWKDRIRGIRCDGRVMGQSGAAIAEAVQVFGRIDILLCCKFEAVIGTVEELSTTPRTRNLVRDQFETIFFSQVNFIKAALPQFRAQHTGHIIILTSIGGHIGTPGMSIYTAATWALEGYCDSLAYEIAPFNIKVTVVQPNKEIQSLTNKIVFAPQLPYYDSDVNPAPSVREIYGNMLNANPETAIDHLVGAEERPDDIQYRYPKLPAAAYDKLVMETVHALTAIGGHENPPARHIVGFDGAIAVKEKLKTVTEELEDFVEASVAVDIFDSELKKEARQGGENREGGGGGQGRYMSEDVQIGMM
- the SER1 gene encoding Phosphoserine transaminase (EggNog:ENOG503NUNH; BUSCO:EOG09262B1U; COG:E), producing the protein MPRHPLKTRELLERVIVINLWCYKTHNKMPSRADITYFGAGPAALPTDVLEAASKALLDYNGTGLGIAEHSHRSELATNIINEAKADLANYLEFSPENYEVIFMQAGGTGEFAASVYNLVGAWVSRQHAALEKELGDDEEAILAALRKKVETELKVDYIVTGGWSLKAYQEAQRLLGPEYVNLVADARTINDGKFGKIPDESTWKLSKDAAYVYFCDNETVDGVEFPVFPSVLTPDANGNGPIVVADMSSNILSRRIPVNNYSLIFFGAQKNLGSTGVTVAILKKSFLPPHVVQPSAPLLRKLGLPIPPIILQYEIVAKNNSLYNTLSIFDVYIAGQVLKKLLNTYPDKVDGQQAVAEKKASLIYGALEAHPDVYRIIPDKTVRSKMNICFRVTKNGDTDETEKSFLKAATVLGLTGLKGHRSVGGIRASNYNSIPLEGAEKLAKFIHDFAKAS